In a genomic window of Magnolia sinica isolate HGM2019 chromosome 16, MsV1, whole genome shotgun sequence:
- the LOC131229719 gene encoding protein ROLLING AND ERECT LEAF 2-like isoform X1, whose translation MGCTQSKIENEEAVTRCKLRKQHMKDAVGARNHFAAAHSSYTMALKNTGAALSDFGQGEVEDPQSHAQPGVGPTTAPVSQPPLDNLPPPPPPLPDFPAPPLIRSASMPDLPIPKSDPHPSETIPEEEDQDEEDDAAGPTTPTSLPPPPPGLPSEAVTPPQPPLPEPDHKGDAWDFFFPAMHDSMPGPSLPEPEVEVAPPPPPRRVKDDGIKSKSDDVVNDNSTVERMPEKVITEPVAKTTKKQKQVSSGGGGSSSSQHGGGGSEGSKRGKAAAAANTSLLEILKKLDDHFLGASESAHEVSKMLEANRLHYHSNFADNRGHIDHSARVMRVITWNRSFRGIPNPDEGKDDFDREELETHATVLDKLLAWEKKLYDEVKAGELMKLEYQRKVVLLNKQKKRGTSSESLEKTKAAVSHLHTRYIVDMQSLDSTVSEIHRLRDHQLYPKLVELVDGFCLCCCESRSPKQMMAEMWEAMHHHHEVQQEMVVDLRSLHLSNDQKETSLQHHNQTRQLCRILGDWHSHFSQLINHQKEYIHALNNWLKLTLIPIESSLKEKVSSPPRTQHPPIEALLRAWHEQLEKLPVELARGPIFSFSAVMNSIMVHQDEELKQKEKWEDVSKEYSRKLRQFEDWHHKYSQRRTPASESMDDDQDRAADGGTQPKDPIAERMFVVETLKKRMEEEMETYQKLRKQVREKSLGSLKTHLPELFRAITEFASACSETYRRLQAISHSQGHGSPD comes from the exons ATGGGATGCACCCAATCCAAGATCGAGAACGAGGAGGCAGTCACCCGCTGCAAATTGCGGAAGCAGCACATGAAAGATGCGGTCGGGGCCCGAAACCATTTCGCCGCCGCCCATTCCTCCTACACGATGGCGCTCAAGAACACCGGCGCCGCCCTCAGCGATTTCGGCCAGGGAGAGGTCGAGGATCCCCAGAGCCACGCCCAACCGGGCGTGGGGCCTACTACCGCCCCCGTTTCCCAACCCCCTCTCGACAACCTCCCCCCTCCCCCGCCCCCTCTTCCCGACTTCCCGGCACCCCCTCTCATTCGCTCTGCAAGCATGCCCGATCTCCCCATCCCCAAATCCGACCCCCATCCCTCTGAAACCATCCCTGAAGAGGAAGACCAAGACGAGGAGGACGATGCAGCTGGGCCCACCACCCCAACTTCCCTGCCTCCACCCCCACCTGGTCTGCCATCTGAAGCCGTCACCCCGCCCCAGCCCCCCCTACCCGAGCCCGACCATAAGGGTGATGCATGGGACTTCTTTTTCCCTGCCATGCACGATAGCATGCCCGGCCCTTCATTGCCTGAGCCAGAAGTAGAAGTGGCCCCACCTCCACCTCCCCGTCGTGTTAAAGATGATGGAATCAAGAGCAAGAGCGATGATGTTGTTAATGATAATAGTACCGTAGAGAGGATGCCGGAGAAGGTAATTACTGAGCCTGTTGCTAAGACTACGAAGAAGCAGAAGCAGGTGAGTAGTGGCGGCGGTGGCAGTAGCAGTAGTCAACATGGTGGTGGTGGGTCTGAGGGATCGAAGAGGGGTAAGGCTGCAGCTGCGGCCAATACAAGCCTGTTGGAGATCTTGAAAAAGCTTGACGATCATTTCCTTGGAGCATCAGAGAGTGCCCACGAGGTGTCGAAGATGCTGGAGGCGAATCGGTTGCATTACCACTCGAATTTTGCGGACAACCGAG GGCACATCGATCATTCTGCAAGAGTTATGCGTGTTATCACATGGAATAGGTCGTTCAGAGGTATTCCCAATCCCGATGAAGGAAAGGATGATTTTGATAGGGAAGAATTGGAGACTCATGCTACTGTGTTGGATAAGCTGCTAGCGTGGGAAAAGAAGCTCTATGATGAAGTAAAG GCAGGTGAGCTTATGAAGCTTGAGTATCAGAGAAAGGTTGTTTTGCTGAATAAGCAAAAGAAACGTGGCACCAGTTCTGAATCACTAGAAAAAACTAAGGCGGCTGTTAGTCATTTACATACAAGATACATAGTGGACATGCAGTCCTTGGATTCAACTGTCTCGGAAATACACCGCTTGCGTGATCATCAGCTGTACCCAAAGCTTGTGGAACTTGTTGACGG ATTTTGCCTATGCTGTTGTGAATCTAGGAGTCCCAAACAAAT GATGGCTGAAATGTGGGAGGCCATGCATCACCACCACGAGGTCCAGCAGGAGATGGTCGTGGACCTAAGATCCCTTCACTTATCGAACGACCAAAAGGAAACGAGCCTCCAGCACCACAACCAGACCCGCCAGCTGTGCCGCATCCTCGGGGACTGGCACTCCCATTTCAGTCAACTGATCAACCACCAGAAAGAGTACATCCATGCTCTCAACAACTGGCTCAAGCTGACCCTCATCCCGATTGAGAGCAGCCTCAAGGAGAAGGTGTCGTCGCCGCCACGGACCCAGCACCCCCCAATCGAAGCCCTCCTCCGTGCCTGGCATGAGCAGCTCGAGAAGCTGCCAGTGGAACTGGCCAGGGGTCCAATCTTCAGCTTCTCAGCTGTCATGAACTCCATCATGGTCCATCAGGATGAAGAGCTCAAGCAGAAGGAGAAATGGGAAGATGTGTCAAAGGAGTATTCGCGGAAGCTTCGTCAGTTCGAGGACTGGCACCACAAGTACTCGCAGCGGAGAACACCAGCATCAGAATCGATGGACGATGACCAGGATAGGGCAGCGGATGGTGGGACCCAGCCCAAGGACCCCATTGCAGAGCGGATGTTTGTGGTGGAGACTCTAAAGAAGAGGATGGAGGAAGAGATGGAGACCTACCAGAAGCTGCGCAAACAGGTGCGTGAGAAGTCACTGGGGAGCCTAAAGACTCACCTGCCCGAGCTGTTCCGAGCCATAACAGAGTTTGCGTCTGCATGCTCTGAAACGTACAGGAGGCTACAGGCCATATCGCACTCGCAGGGGCACGGTAGCCCGGATTGA
- the LOC131229719 gene encoding protein ROLLING AND ERECT LEAF 2-like isoform X2, which translates to MGCTQSKIENEEAVTRCKLRKQHMKDAVGARNHFAAAHSSYTMALKNTGAALSDFGQGEVEDPQSHAQPGVGPTTAPVSQPPLDNLPPPPPPLPDFPAPPLIRSASMPDLPIPKSDPHPSETIPEEEDQDEEDDAAGPTTPTSLPPPPPGLPSEAVTPPQPPLPEPDHKGDAWDFFFPAMHDSMPGPSLPEPEVEVAPPPPPRRVKDDGIKSKSDDVVNDNSTVERMPEKVITEPVAKTTKKQKQVSSGGGGSSSSQHGGGGSEGSKRGKAAAAANTSLLEILKKLDDHFLGASESAHEVSKMLEANRLHYHSNFADNRGHIDHSARVMRVITWNRSFRGIPNPDEGKDDFDREELETHATVLDKLLAWEKKLYDEVKAGELMKLEYQRKVVLLNKQKKRGTSSESLEKTKAAVSHLHTRYIVDMQSLDSTVSEIHRLRDHQLYPKLVELVDGMAEMWEAMHHHHEVQQEMVVDLRSLHLSNDQKETSLQHHNQTRQLCRILGDWHSHFSQLINHQKEYIHALNNWLKLTLIPIESSLKEKVSSPPRTQHPPIEALLRAWHEQLEKLPVELARGPIFSFSAVMNSIMVHQDEELKQKEKWEDVSKEYSRKLRQFEDWHHKYSQRRTPASESMDDDQDRAADGGTQPKDPIAERMFVVETLKKRMEEEMETYQKLRKQVREKSLGSLKTHLPELFRAITEFASACSETYRRLQAISHSQGHGSPD; encoded by the exons ATGGGATGCACCCAATCCAAGATCGAGAACGAGGAGGCAGTCACCCGCTGCAAATTGCGGAAGCAGCACATGAAAGATGCGGTCGGGGCCCGAAACCATTTCGCCGCCGCCCATTCCTCCTACACGATGGCGCTCAAGAACACCGGCGCCGCCCTCAGCGATTTCGGCCAGGGAGAGGTCGAGGATCCCCAGAGCCACGCCCAACCGGGCGTGGGGCCTACTACCGCCCCCGTTTCCCAACCCCCTCTCGACAACCTCCCCCCTCCCCCGCCCCCTCTTCCCGACTTCCCGGCACCCCCTCTCATTCGCTCTGCAAGCATGCCCGATCTCCCCATCCCCAAATCCGACCCCCATCCCTCTGAAACCATCCCTGAAGAGGAAGACCAAGACGAGGAGGACGATGCAGCTGGGCCCACCACCCCAACTTCCCTGCCTCCACCCCCACCTGGTCTGCCATCTGAAGCCGTCACCCCGCCCCAGCCCCCCCTACCCGAGCCCGACCATAAGGGTGATGCATGGGACTTCTTTTTCCCTGCCATGCACGATAGCATGCCCGGCCCTTCATTGCCTGAGCCAGAAGTAGAAGTGGCCCCACCTCCACCTCCCCGTCGTGTTAAAGATGATGGAATCAAGAGCAAGAGCGATGATGTTGTTAATGATAATAGTACCGTAGAGAGGATGCCGGAGAAGGTAATTACTGAGCCTGTTGCTAAGACTACGAAGAAGCAGAAGCAGGTGAGTAGTGGCGGCGGTGGCAGTAGCAGTAGTCAACATGGTGGTGGTGGGTCTGAGGGATCGAAGAGGGGTAAGGCTGCAGCTGCGGCCAATACAAGCCTGTTGGAGATCTTGAAAAAGCTTGACGATCATTTCCTTGGAGCATCAGAGAGTGCCCACGAGGTGTCGAAGATGCTGGAGGCGAATCGGTTGCATTACCACTCGAATTTTGCGGACAACCGAG GGCACATCGATCATTCTGCAAGAGTTATGCGTGTTATCACATGGAATAGGTCGTTCAGAGGTATTCCCAATCCCGATGAAGGAAAGGATGATTTTGATAGGGAAGAATTGGAGACTCATGCTACTGTGTTGGATAAGCTGCTAGCGTGGGAAAAGAAGCTCTATGATGAAGTAAAG GCAGGTGAGCTTATGAAGCTTGAGTATCAGAGAAAGGTTGTTTTGCTGAATAAGCAAAAGAAACGTGGCACCAGTTCTGAATCACTAGAAAAAACTAAGGCGGCTGTTAGTCATTTACATACAAGATACATAGTGGACATGCAGTCCTTGGATTCAACTGTCTCGGAAATACACCGCTTGCGTGATCATCAGCTGTACCCAAAGCTTGTGGAACTTGTTGACGG GATGGCTGAAATGTGGGAGGCCATGCATCACCACCACGAGGTCCAGCAGGAGATGGTCGTGGACCTAAGATCCCTTCACTTATCGAACGACCAAAAGGAAACGAGCCTCCAGCACCACAACCAGACCCGCCAGCTGTGCCGCATCCTCGGGGACTGGCACTCCCATTTCAGTCAACTGATCAACCACCAGAAAGAGTACATCCATGCTCTCAACAACTGGCTCAAGCTGACCCTCATCCCGATTGAGAGCAGCCTCAAGGAGAAGGTGTCGTCGCCGCCACGGACCCAGCACCCCCCAATCGAAGCCCTCCTCCGTGCCTGGCATGAGCAGCTCGAGAAGCTGCCAGTGGAACTGGCCAGGGGTCCAATCTTCAGCTTCTCAGCTGTCATGAACTCCATCATGGTCCATCAGGATGAAGAGCTCAAGCAGAAGGAGAAATGGGAAGATGTGTCAAAGGAGTATTCGCGGAAGCTTCGTCAGTTCGAGGACTGGCACCACAAGTACTCGCAGCGGAGAACACCAGCATCAGAATCGATGGACGATGACCAGGATAGGGCAGCGGATGGTGGGACCCAGCCCAAGGACCCCATTGCAGAGCGGATGTTTGTGGTGGAGACTCTAAAGAAGAGGATGGAGGAAGAGATGGAGACCTACCAGAAGCTGCGCAAACAGGTGCGTGAGAAGTCACTGGGGAGCCTAAAGACTCACCTGCCCGAGCTGTTCCGAGCCATAACAGAGTTTGCGTCTGCATGCTCTGAAACGTACAGGAGGCTACAGGCCATATCGCACTCGCAGGGGCACGGTAGCCCGGATTGA